From the genome of Muricauda sp. SCSIO 64092, one region includes:
- a CDS encoding SusC/RagA family TonB-linked outer membrane protein, with the protein MNKKIHYLLFYVISFSLQGLFAQSITVSGTVTDDFGTLLPGVNVVEKGTINGTSSDFDGNYTIEVTDSSSILVFSYIGFTPQEVVVGNRSTIDISLVTDTEQLGEVVVTALGIKREKKALGYSVQEISGGTLLEAREVNVVNAISGRVAGLQVIRGSNGPAGSSNIVLRGNNSLTGDNQPLIVVDGVPINNFSGADNNDFFNPSEDLGNGLGDINPDDIESMTVLKGASAAALYGTRAGNGVILITTKTGAKKEGLGITFRMDVGFQNIFIKPELQDSFGQGSFGILSEDLPNRSRSSWGPRITGQTITDWKGDSEEFRSFNNLDNFYETGFNQTYNLSLQQQLTDGTSIYSSVSYLNDESIIPGAEFERLNLLTRAVSRFGPNDRWTTDIKVQFINAKARNRPLNGNNINNAHSTILTLPRSVDINDFRENTDEFGNMIWYVDGNAINPYWAAENNIREDSRDRFLLNGYLKYQIADWMHAEFRGGADLFTNNRSSRLFAGSPPDPTGRYGVGKDTFLETNYTFMLVGSKDNVVGKFGTAFTLGGQLMSQRESALSGGSGELEVPNLFSLNNGINPPSITEGFGERKINSLFGSFQLNYDGFFFIDVTGRNDWSSTLGANNRSFFYPSISTSFAVTELFDQLPKWLSFAKLRASYAEVGNDLGFNQLGNFFNIGQDPNGNTTAGSNDTLNDANLVNELIKSSEIGFDTRFFGNRLGIDFSWYRTNATNQLLEIPIDPLSGFRFRRINAGDIQNEGVEVAINARIFDNPEGFSWDMNLNYARNRNTIGNLFEDVEQFRLGGFDNLAILAVEGGDYGEIWGSKFARVEDESSPFFNQIIVDENGIPLGEGGLNKLGDQQPDALIGFTNTFAYRNFSFGFLIDARLGGEIFSGTNRTLLSSGAAAATVVNGAREDIVFNGVVDDGNGGFVANEVGVEPQVLYQALANNTGNLGINEAFVYDATHIRVRNITMSYRMPSKWLKDTGIQSAKIGMAATNVLMLDSNLNGVDPESVFALSANANAAGFENLSPPTVRNVILNLTLSF; encoded by the coding sequence ATGAACAAAAAAATTCATTACCTATTATTCTATGTCATATCTTTTTCCCTACAGGGGCTATTTGCACAAAGCATTACGGTTTCTGGAACTGTGACCGATGACTTTGGGACACTCCTCCCTGGGGTAAATGTGGTGGAAAAAGGGACAATCAACGGAACCTCATCGGATTTTGACGGAAATTATACCATTGAGGTTACGGATTCCTCTTCAATTTTAGTTTTCTCCTATATAGGATTCACACCCCAGGAAGTAGTGGTAGGCAATCGCTCCACCATTGATATTTCCTTAGTTACGGATACCGAACAACTCGGGGAAGTTGTAGTAACGGCCCTTGGGATAAAAAGGGAGAAAAAAGCATTGGGCTATTCTGTCCAAGAAATCAGTGGCGGTACTTTGTTGGAAGCCAGGGAAGTTAATGTAGTAAACGCTATCTCCGGTCGAGTGGCAGGACTTCAAGTTATTAGAGGTAGTAATGGGCCTGCCGGTTCTTCAAATATAGTTTTAAGGGGTAATAATTCCCTGACCGGTGATAACCAGCCGTTGATAGTAGTAGACGGTGTACCCATCAATAACTTTTCCGGAGCGGATAACAATGACTTTTTTAACCCTTCCGAGGATTTGGGAAATGGTTTGGGGGATATCAACCCGGATGACATTGAATCCATGACCGTTTTGAAGGGAGCTTCCGCAGCAGCCTTATACGGTACACGTGCAGGAAATGGGGTTATATTGATAACCACAAAAACCGGGGCTAAAAAAGAAGGTTTGGGGATAACTTTTAGAATGGATGTTGGCTTCCAAAACATATTCATCAAGCCTGAACTGCAAGATTCCTTTGGCCAGGGTTCTTTTGGAATATTAAGTGAAGATCTTCCCAACAGAAGTCGCAGTAGTTGGGGACCAAGGATAACTGGGCAAACCATTACGGATTGGAAGGGAGATTCCGAAGAGTTCAGGTCCTTCAATAATTTGGATAATTTCTATGAAACTGGATTCAACCAGACCTATAACCTTTCCCTTCAACAGCAACTTACGGACGGTACCTCCATTTACTCTTCGGTCAGTTACCTGAACGATGAAAGCATTATCCCAGGAGCAGAATTCGAACGTTTAAATTTATTGACCAGGGCCGTTTCGAGATTTGGGCCAAATGATAGATGGACTACGGATATTAAAGTACAATTCATAAATGCCAAGGCTAGGAACCGACCTCTAAACGGAAATAATATAAATAATGCGCACTCTACTATACTTACTTTGCCCAGGAGTGTGGATATCAATGACTTTAGGGAGAATACAGATGAGTTTGGAAACATGATATGGTATGTGGATGGAAATGCCATAAATCCCTATTGGGCCGCAGAGAATAATATAAGGGAAGATTCGCGGGACAGGTTTCTTTTAAATGGCTATTTGAAGTATCAAATTGCCGATTGGATGCATGCAGAATTTAGGGGAGGGGCAGATTTATTTACGAATAATAGATCGTCCAGATTGTTTGCGGGAAGTCCCCCAGACCCAACGGGAAGATATGGAGTTGGAAAGGATACCTTTCTCGAAACCAACTACACCTTTATGCTTGTGGGTTCCAAAGACAATGTTGTTGGAAAATTCGGAACGGCCTTTACCCTTGGCGGTCAACTAATGTCGCAAAGGGAAAGTGCATTAAGTGGTGGTTCAGGTGAACTTGAAGTGCCCAATCTCTTTTCCCTGAACAACGGTATTAACCCGCCATCCATTACCGAAGGGTTTGGTGAACGAAAGATCAATTCCCTTTTTGGATCGTTTCAACTAAATTATGACGGGTTTTTCTTTATAGATGTTACGGGGCGTAATGACTGGTCCTCCACGCTTGGCGCAAACAACAGGTCTTTTTTCTACCCATCCATAAGTACGTCGTTCGCAGTTACCGAGCTTTTTGACCAATTGCCCAAATGGTTGAGTTTTGCCAAGTTAAGGGCATCCTATGCCGAGGTTGGGAACGACCTAGGGTTTAATCAATTGGGTAATTTTTTCAATATCGGCCAGGATCCCAATGGCAACACAACCGCCGGATCAAACGATACACTTAACGATGCCAACTTGGTAAATGAGTTGATCAAATCCTCGGAAATCGGTTTTGATACACGTTTTTTTGGCAATCGATTGGGAATAGATTTCTCTTGGTATAGGACCAATGCCACCAATCAATTATTGGAAATACCCATAGATCCCTTAAGTGGTTTTAGATTTAGAAGGATAAACGCAGGGGATATACAAAACGAAGGTGTGGAAGTGGCCATAAATGCTAGAATATTTGATAATCCGGAAGGATTTTCCTGGGACATGAACCTCAATTATGCCAGAAACAGGAACACTATAGGTAATCTTTTTGAAGATGTTGAACAATTTCGCTTAGGTGGATTTGACAATTTAGCGATTTTAGCTGTTGAAGGGGGAGATTATGGTGAAATATGGGGAAGTAAATTTGCTAGGGTAGAGGATGAATCAAGCCCCTTTTTCAATCAAATTATCGTAGATGAAAATGGTATCCCACTGGGAGAGGGCGGTCTAAATAAATTAGGAGATCAACAGCCTGATGCCCTTATTGGGTTCACCAATACATTTGCCTACAGGAACTTCTCCTTTGGCTTCTTGATAGATGCCAGATTGGGGGGAGAAATTTTTTCGGGCACCAATAGGACACTCTTAAGTTCGGGTGCTGCAGCTGCCACTGTCGTTAACGGTGCAAGGGAAGACATCGTATTCAACGGCGTTGTGGATGACGGAAATGGTGGTTTTGTAGCAAATGAGGTTGGAGTGGAGCCTCAAGTACTCTATCAAGCATTGGCCAATAATACCGGAAATCTAGGGATTAACGAGGCCTTTGTTTATGATGCAACACATATTAGGGTAAGAAACATTACCATGAGTTATAGAATGCCATCAAAATGGTTGAAAGACACTGGAATACAAAGTGCTAAAATCGGTATGGCAGCTACTAACGTATTAATGCTGGATAGCAATCTTAATGGGGTGGATCCAGAATCGGTTTTTGCCTTGTCGGCCAATGCAAATGCCGCTGGTTTTGAGAACCTGTCACCACCTACCGTTAGGAACGTCATTCTTAATCTAACTTTGAGTTTTTAA
- a CDS encoding SusD/RagB family nutrient-binding outer membrane lipoprotein encodes MMKKERIVKKIGAIVGALLFTLSCTDNFDELNTSPFDASEDQVLLEYFINASIGGAQQDPHIGERIFYWYWKDASRMDRLGSLSVGINVDGWTSDYFDRYVSTWLRDINSGINVVDEQIAEGNINVYTDNLKQVARIWRAYLMSEMSDNFGPIPVDGFKGENPTYSSVEEVYTFILSELKEATEALDLSIINPDDLTKFDPAYGYDYEKWRKYGNSLRMRLAMRLSEVAPSRAQEEFEDAVSGGYIATLDENFKVQELDGWNNFTGVMTRPWNNQFISAALNNIMIGLGGVPSEDQLPAELHSYIKPANYLGVRYEDHFTLMTNDPSAGFWFDGLHNTIDPRAYEAFKIPGNVDDPDFNVFPPWNSAATTTEGRLVIGESDNDQNGETDDIELDAAFTWNAPVHGSWGPKGQLNQIINTGTLPRLGNQYRNSEAERIFFASWESHFLIAEAALRGWNVPMGAKAAYEQGITDNFMHTNTSQHLSTYLTSQDYNRVGTSVNWDHTDEPPSTVSMDYVNGYTDAPGTYSFSYPQNTIYNGGTVKNDHLTKIITQKFIAQTPWLPLEAWNDHRRLGLPFFENPAIEIPLVELPQLTPANFMTNQVNFFPQRLRYPSNFTINLPGSHQQALGELGGEDTVHTPLWWAKQE; translated from the coding sequence ATGATGAAAAAAGAAAGAATAGTTAAAAAAATAGGGGCAATAGTGGGTGCTCTTTTATTCACGTTGTCCTGTACGGATAATTTTGATGAACTCAACACAAGTCCTTTTGATGCTTCTGAAGATCAGGTCTTGTTGGAGTATTTTATAAATGCTTCCATTGGTGGAGCTCAACAAGACCCCCATATTGGGGAAAGGATTTTTTATTGGTATTGGAAAGATGCCAGTAGAATGGATAGATTGGGCTCTTTGTCCGTAGGCATCAATGTGGATGGATGGACAAGTGATTATTTCGATCGCTATGTTTCCACATGGTTACGGGATATCAATTCAGGTATTAATGTAGTGGATGAACAGATTGCAGAGGGAAACATTAACGTATATACTGACAACTTGAAACAAGTGGCCAGGATATGGCGGGCCTATCTAATGAGTGAGATGTCCGACAATTTTGGACCTATTCCTGTTGATGGCTTTAAAGGGGAAAACCCTACTTACAGCAGTGTAGAAGAGGTCTATACCTTTATTTTGTCCGAACTGAAGGAAGCAACCGAAGCGTTGGATTTGTCCATTATTAACCCAGATGATTTAACCAAATTTGATCCTGCCTATGGTTATGATTATGAAAAGTGGAGAAAATATGGGAATTCCCTGCGAATGCGTTTGGCCATGCGCTTGTCCGAAGTAGCCCCTTCCAGGGCGCAAGAGGAGTTTGAAGACGCCGTAAGTGGCGGATACATTGCTACATTGGACGAAAATTTTAAGGTTCAAGAGCTCGACGGCTGGAACAATTTTACCGGGGTAATGACAAGACCTTGGAACAATCAATTCATTTCCGCGGCCCTAAATAATATTATGATTGGTCTTGGTGGTGTACCCTCCGAAGATCAATTGCCCGCTGAATTGCATTCTTACATTAAACCTGCCAATTATTTAGGCGTGCGATACGAAGATCATTTCACTTTGATGACCAACGATCCCTCAGCAGGTTTTTGGTTCGATGGGTTACATAACACCATTGATCCAAGGGCTTACGAAGCTTTTAAAATTCCTGGTAACGTGGATGATCCAGATTTCAATGTTTTTCCCCCATGGAACAGTGCAGCAACCACTACAGAAGGTAGATTGGTTATTGGGGAAAGTGATAACGATCAAAACGGTGAAACTGATGACATTGAGCTGGATGCCGCCTTTACTTGGAACGCACCTGTTCATGGCAGTTGGGGCCCCAAAGGACAATTAAATCAAATTATTAATACCGGGACATTGCCCCGTTTAGGCAATCAATATAGAAATAGCGAAGCCGAACGTATATTTTTTGCTTCATGGGAATCCCACTTTTTGATAGCGGAGGCAGCGCTCCGGGGTTGGAATGTACCTATGGGTGCCAAAGCAGCCTATGAGCAGGGAATTACCGATAATTTTATGCACACCAACACTTCCCAACATTTGAGCACTTATTTGACTTCCCAAGATTATAATAGGGTAGGAACTTCAGTGAATTGGGATCATACGGATGAGCCACCATCAACAGTGTCCATGGACTATGTAAATGGCTACACGGACGCTCCTGGAACTTATTCCTTCAGTTACCCTCAAAATACGATTTATAATGGTGGAACGGTAAAGAATGATCATTTGACCAAAATTATTACGCAAAAGTTCATTGCCCAAACACCTTGGTTGCCCTTGGAAGCATGGAACGATCATAGAAGGCTTGGTTTGCCTTTCTTTGAAAACCCTGCGATCGAGATTCCACTCGTAGAGTTGCCGCAATTGACCCCTGCTAATTTTATGACCAATCAGGTTAATTTTTTCCCACAGCGGTTGAGGTATCCTTCAAACTTTACCATAAACCTTCCAGGTAGTCATCAACAGGCTCTGGGCGAGTTGGGTGGAGAAGACACCGTACACACACCTTTATGGTGGGCGAAACAAGAGTAA
- a CDS encoding GH92 family glycosyl hydrolase has translation MRDIGKYTLVLFVLVAFEAVSQSKLVDHVNPMIGTSNFGTTNPGPIAVRGMANVSPFNVAGEQNLPLEKDSRWLSTPYVHENPFLTGFSHVNLSGVGCPELGVILAMPTTGTLQTDHLEYGTTYSNEVSKAGYYTNTLDKYGIKVEATATARVGVSRYTFPAGKANILLNLGLGLTNEQGGQLRMVAPDEIEGIRSVGSFCYYKPEEAYPVYFVARLSRPADEFGLWKKPAKYVGAEAEWMGYNGKTRIMKGYTQEVVGDSIGAYVRYDFNAPTQVELRVGVSYVSIENARENLEKETRDKSFEQILATTREEWDQYLSRITVEGGTKDEKTIFYTALYHALIHPSTLNDHNGDYPKMATRETLHTKNTRFTVFSLWDTYRNLHQLMSLVYPKQQSDMVKSMLQVYDESGWLPKWELNATETTTMVGDPAGIVIADTYLKGIRDFDVEKAYTAMCKSADQWENNPLRPGIKDYLEKGYLTTKTTNSGSVSTTQEYNITDFSLSQLAKELGKTADYKRFKKRSLSYRQLFDKEFKLLRPKNDDGSWLTPYNPETGANFVKNPGFIEGNAWQYTFMVTHDVRGLEKLMGGRKSFVGQLQKVFDNNQFDMANEPDIAYPYLFNYMKGEEWRTQKKVSELLETYFKNAPDGLPGNDDTGTMSAWAVFSMMGIYPIVPAEPIYALVTPTFDAVTIHLDQRYYTNQKVRIEKKETKDGDAKTWKVFVDGKPHRGHFISHDKLVNAHSISFK, from the coding sequence ATGAGGGATATCGGAAAGTATACTTTGGTGCTATTTGTATTGGTGGCCTTTGAGGCGGTTTCGCAGTCCAAGCTTGTGGACCATGTAAATCCAATGATAGGCACCTCCAATTTTGGCACTACGAATCCGGGGCCCATAGCCGTTAGGGGAATGGCCAATGTATCCCCCTTTAATGTAGCGGGGGAACAGAACCTCCCGTTGGAAAAGGACAGTCGTTGGCTTTCCACTCCATATGTGCATGAGAATCCCTTTCTCACCGGTTTTAGTCACGTAAACCTTAGTGGTGTAGGCTGCCCGGAATTGGGAGTGATTCTGGCAATGCCCACTACGGGAACACTTCAGACAGACCATCTGGAATACGGCACTACCTATTCCAATGAAGTTTCAAAGGCAGGGTATTACACCAACACATTGGACAAATATGGCATTAAGGTGGAAGCCACTGCCACTGCCAGGGTCGGCGTAAGCAGATATACCTTCCCTGCGGGCAAAGCCAATATCTTGCTAAACTTGGGTCTGGGCCTTACCAATGAACAGGGAGGTCAGCTACGAATGGTCGCCCCTGATGAAATAGAGGGGATACGATCCGTGGGTTCGTTTTGTTATTATAAACCCGAGGAAGCTTATCCTGTTTACTTTGTGGCCCGACTTTCCCGACCGGCGGATGAATTCGGGCTATGGAAAAAGCCTGCCAAATATGTGGGGGCAGAAGCGGAATGGATGGGGTACAATGGCAAGACCCGAATAATGAAAGGATATACCCAAGAAGTGGTGGGAGATAGTATTGGAGCCTATGTGCGATACGATTTCAACGCACCAACACAAGTGGAGTTGCGGGTAGGGGTTTCCTATGTGAGCATTGAAAATGCCAGGGAAAATCTTGAAAAGGAAACCAGGGACAAGTCGTTTGAACAGATTTTGGCCACGACCAGGGAAGAATGGGACCAATACCTATCCAGGATAACAGTGGAAGGGGGAACCAAGGATGAAAAGACCATTTTCTACACAGCACTCTACCATGCACTGATCCATCCCAGTACCTTAAATGATCACAATGGGGACTATCCCAAAATGGCGACCCGGGAGACCTTGCATACCAAGAACACCCGCTTTACGGTTTTTTCCCTTTGGGATACGTACAGGAACCTGCATCAATTGATGAGTTTGGTATATCCCAAACAGCAATCGGATATGGTGAAGAGTATGTTACAGGTTTATGATGAATCGGGATGGTTGCCCAAATGGGAATTGAATGCCACGGAAACCACAACGATGGTCGGGGATCCAGCAGGAATTGTCATTGCAGACACCTATTTGAAGGGCATACGGGATTTTGATGTGGAAAAGGCCTATACGGCCATGTGCAAAAGTGCCGATCAATGGGAAAACAACCCATTAAGACCGGGAATAAAGGATTATTTGGAAAAGGGGTATCTGACTACCAAGACCACAAATAGCGGCTCGGTGTCAACCACGCAAGAATACAATATTACAGACTTTTCCCTATCACAGTTGGCAAAGGAATTGGGCAAGACAGCGGATTACAAGCGGTTTAAAAAAAGGTCTCTGAGTTACAGGCAACTGTTCGATAAGGAATTCAAACTGTTGAGGCCTAAAAATGACGACGGTAGTTGGTTAACGCCATACAATCCGGAGACCGGAGCCAATTTTGTAAAAAACCCGGGGTTCATTGAGGGCAATGCCTGGCAGTATACCTTTATGGTGACCCATGATGTTAGGGGACTGGAAAAGTTGATGGGAGGGCGGAAAAGCTTTGTGGGCCAATTGCAAAAAGTGTTTGACAACAATCAATTTGATATGGCCAATGAGCCCGACATCGCTTACCCGTACTTGTTCAATTATATGAAGGGGGAGGAATGGCGTACCCAGAAAAAAGTCTCTGAATTACTGGAAACCTATTTCAAAAATGCCCCGGATGGCCTGCCGGGCAATGATGATACAGGGACCATGAGTGCCTGGGCCGTATTTTCCATGATGGGCATCTATCCCATTGTACCGGCCGAACCCATTTATGCTTTGGTAACCCCCACTTTTGATGCGGTTACCATTCATTTGGACCAACGGTATTATACCAACCAAAAAGTACGTATTGAAAAAAAAGAGACCAAGGATGGCGACGCAAAAACGTGGAAGGTTTTCGTGGATGGCAAACCGCATAGGGGACACTTTATTTCACATGATAAGTTGGTAAATGCGCATAGCATATCCTTTAAATAA
- a CDS encoding endo-beta-N-acetylglucosaminidase, with protein sequence MKTKITYVLLLFIVFGGWAQTTDYGENQPYASYWFVEDLLQWSPKKDRNSRFNISYVPLGERFVDSTTQLRKELSAAPGIISLVAPHPTSKHPAQGFPSVKQYAFPYWQYIDYFVQWGGSAAEGIIVPPLATWTDAAHRNGVRAIGTVFFPPNVYGGKEEWVYQFLQQREDGSFPVADKLIEVARTYGFDGWFINQETYNLKRDVADLMVAFITYYRKRASLKLVWYDAMIEDGRVIWQDELNDHNQVFFQKGTQSMSDVFFINFRYSATNLEDSKAMARTLGRGEWDLFAGIDVQAKSYKTPAKWDVLYQNGRPANTSIGLYWPNSTFDISKTKKPEEVYANEQKFWNGGPSIETRFGETKWEGFAPYFPARSVLQKLPFKTNFNYGLGRFYNERGKTVSNSEWHNLGIQDVLPTWQWQSDSTKVKPTFSFSESYEGGSSLLFEIYDDAEIPLYKTNITLDKPVTFEIVAKSDTSVRLQFYCRLSNGEVLGFPLKPSDFWKKTVFRVAAKTNTAIVSTGLQTIGKGNAYLGEISTFYKKEKKLPAPEFSVEVFPKGDKAEIYLHFEDTNAAFHNIYSVSGSNKVWLGKTPSKDYYVASAPLSNGFLRLMVEPVSVGGNKGKAAYQKIRIEK encoded by the coding sequence ATGAAAACCAAAATAACATATGTACTACTGCTTTTCATTGTTTTTGGAGGATGGGCCCAAACAACGGATTATGGTGAAAACCAACCCTATGCATCCTATTGGTTTGTGGAGGATTTGTTGCAATGGTCTCCCAAAAAGGATAGGAATTCCAGATTCAATATCAGTTATGTACCCCTGGGCGAGCGATTTGTGGATAGTACCACGCAATTGCGAAAAGAGTTGTCTGCCGCCCCCGGAATCATATCCCTGGTGGCGCCGCATCCCACAAGCAAACATCCAGCACAGGGTTTTCCCTCAGTAAAACAATATGCCTTTCCGTATTGGCAGTATATCGATTATTTTGTCCAGTGGGGGGGATCCGCAGCAGAGGGAATCATTGTTCCGCCGCTGGCCACATGGACGGATGCGGCACATAGAAATGGGGTAAGGGCCATAGGGACCGTTTTCTTTCCACCAAATGTGTACGGTGGAAAAGAAGAGTGGGTCTATCAATTTTTACAGCAACGGGAAGATGGTAGTTTTCCGGTTGCAGACAAACTCATAGAAGTGGCCAGGACCTATGGTTTCGATGGTTGGTTCATTAATCAGGAAACCTATAATCTCAAACGCGATGTGGCAGATCTTATGGTGGCTTTTATTACCTACTATAGAAAAAGGGCATCATTGAAATTAGTGTGGTACGATGCCATGATTGAGGATGGAAGGGTAATTTGGCAGGATGAGCTAAATGACCATAACCAGGTTTTCTTTCAGAAGGGTACCCAAAGTATGTCCGATGTATTTTTTATCAATTTCAGGTACAGTGCTACCAATCTGGAAGATTCCAAGGCAATGGCAAGAACATTGGGACGAGGTGAATGGGATTTATTTGCTGGTATTGACGTACAGGCCAAAAGTTATAAAACACCGGCGAAATGGGATGTTCTATATCAAAACGGGCGTCCCGCAAATACCTCAATAGGGCTGTATTGGCCCAATTCCACTTTTGATATTTCAAAGACCAAAAAACCGGAAGAGGTCTATGCCAATGAGCAAAAGTTTTGGAATGGTGGGCCATCCATAGAAACGCGTTTTGGGGAAACTAAATGGGAAGGATTCGCCCCTTATTTCCCTGCCCGTAGTGTGCTGCAAAAACTTCCTTTTAAAACCAATTTCAATTACGGACTGGGCAGGTTTTATAACGAAAGGGGAAAGACAGTTTCCAATAGCGAATGGCATAATCTGGGTATACAGGACGTGCTTCCCACATGGCAATGGCAATCGGACAGTACAAAAGTAAAGCCGACATTCAGTTTTTCTGAAAGTTATGAAGGGGGCAGTAGCTTGCTTTTTGAAATCTATGACGATGCCGAAATTCCGTTGTACAAAACAAATATCACCCTGGATAAGCCGGTAACCTTTGAAATAGTGGCCAAATCGGACACTTCGGTACGTTTGCAGTTTTATTGCCGGTTGTCCAATGGGGAAGTGCTGGGATTTCCGTTGAAACCGTCCGATTTTTGGAAAAAGACCGTTTTTAGGGTAGCTGCCAAAACGAATACTGCAATAGTAAGTACAGGGCTGCAAACCATAGGCAAGGGCAATGCCTATTTAGGGGAGATTTCCACATTTTATAAAAAGGAAAAAAAGCTGCCAGCCCCAGAATTTAGTGTTGAGGTATTTCCAAAAGGGGACAAGGCGGAGATATACCTGCATTTTGAGGATACCAATGCAGCCTTCCATAACATCTATTCCGTTTCCGGAAGTAACAAAGTATGGTTGGGCAAAACACCCTCCAAGGATTATTACGTGGCAAGTGCTCCTTTGTCCAATGGATTTTTACGCCTAATGGTGGAACCGGTATCCGTTGGGGGAAACAAGGGGAAAGCTGCTTATCAAAAAATAAGGATTGAAAAATGA